DNA sequence from the Actinacidiphila yeochonensis CN732 genome:
CGATCCGCTTGACCACCTCGGCGGTGACCGCGGTCGGCACCGGCACCGGGAACTCGGCCTGCGCGTCGTCCTGCGGGGCCAGCTCGGCGGGCGCCGCGGCGGCCTCGCGGACCTCGGTGAAGACCTTCTCCAGCTGGCCCTGGTAGTCCTGCAGGGCCTGCTCGGCCTCTTCCAGGGTGATGTCGCCCCGGCCGATCAGCGACTCGGTGTAGAGCTTGCGCACCGAGCGCTTCTTGTCGATCAGGTCGTACATCAGCGGCTGGGTGAAGGCCGGGTTGTCGGACTCGTTGTGGCCGCGCCGCCGGTAGCAGATGAGGTCGATCACGACGTCCTTGTTGAACGCCTGACGGAACTCGAACGCCAGCCGCGCCACCCGCACCACGGCCTCGGGGTCGTCCCCGTTGACGTGGAAGATCGGCGCCTCGATCATGCGCGCCACGTCGGTGCTGTACATCGAGGAGCGGGCCGACTCCGGGGGAGCGGTGAACCCGACCTGGTTGTTGATCACCACGTGGACGGTGCCGCCGGTGCGGTAGCCGCGCAGCTGCGACATGTTCAGCGTCTCGGCGACGACGCCCTGGCCCGCGAAGGCCGCGTCGCCGTGCAGCGCCACCGGCAGCACGGTGAAGTCGGTGCCGCCCTTGTTGATGATGTCCTGCCGGGCACGGGCGATGCCCTCGATGACCGGGTCGACGGTCTCCAGGTGCGACGGGTTGGCCGCCAGCGACACCCGGATCTGCTCGCCGTCCAGGCCGGTGAAGTTGCCCTCGGCGCCCAGGTGGTACTTCACGTCGCCGGAGCCGTGCATCGACTTCGGGTCGAGGTTGCCCTCGAACTCGCGGAAGATCTGCGCGTAGGACTTGCCGACGATGTTGGCGAGCACGTTCAGCCGGCCGCGGTGGGCCATGCCGATGATCGCCTCGTCCAGCCGCGACTCGGCGGCCGCGTCCAGCACCGCGTCGAGCAGCGGGATGACGGACTCGCCGCCCTCCAGCGAGAACCGCTTCTGGCCGACGTACTTGGTCTGCAGGAACGTCTCGAACGCCTCGGCCGCGTTGAGCCGGCGCAGGATGCGCAGCTGCTCGTCGCGCTCCGGCTTGGCGTGCGGGCGCTCGATCCGGTCCTGGATCCACTTGCGCTGCTTGGGGTCCTGGATGTGCATGAACTCGACACCGACGGTGCGGCAGTACGAGTCGCGCAGCACGCCGAGGATGTCGCGCAGCTTCATCAGGGTCTTGCCGGCGAAGCCGCCGACGGCGAACTCGCGCTCCAGGTCCCACAGGGTCAGGCCGTGCTCCAGCACGTCCAGGTCCGGGTGCTTGCGCTGCCGGTACTCCAGCGGGTCGGTGTCGGCCATGACGTGGCCGCGCACCCGGTAGGAGTGGATCAGCTCGAAGACCCGGGCGGCCTTGGTGACGTCGTCGTCGTGGCCGGTGTCGATGTCGGTGCGCCAGCGGACCGGCTCGTACGGGATGCGCAGCGCGGCGAAGATGTCGTCGAAGAAGTCGTTCTCGCCCAGCAGCAGCTGGCTCATGATCCGCAGGAACTCGCCGGAGGCGGCGCCCTGGATCACCCGGTGGTCGTACGTGCTGGTGAGGGTCATCACCTTGGAGATGCCCAGCTTGTTCAGGGTGTCCTGCGAGGTGCCCTGGAACTCGGCCGGGTAGTCCATGGAGCCGACGCCGAGGATCATCGACTGCCCGGGCATCAGCCGCGGCACCGAGTGCACGGTGCCCAGGCCGCCGGGGTTGGTCAGCGACGAGGTGACGCCGGTGAAGTCGTCCATCGTCAGCTTGCCCGAGCGGGCCCGGCGGACGATGTCCTCGTACGCCTGCCAGAACTCGAAGAAGTTGAGGGTCTCGGCCTTCTTGATGGCGGCGACGACCAGCTGGCGGTCGCCGTTGGGCTTCACCAGGTCGATGGCCAGGCCCAGGTTCACGTGGTCGGGCTTGACCAGCGTGGGCTTGCCGTCCTTCTCAGCGAAGTGCCAGTTCATCGACGGCATGGTCTTCAGCGCCTGCACCATCGCGTAGCCGATGAGGTGCGTGAAGGAGACCTTGCCGCCGCGGGCGCGCTTGAGGTGGTTGTTGATGACGATGCGGTTGTCGAAGAGCAGCTTCACCGGGATCGCCCGCACCGAGGTGGCGGTGGGCAGCTCCAGGGAGGCGCTCATGTTCTTCGCCACGGCCGCGGAGGGGCCGCGCAGCGTCACGTACTCGGTGACCGGCTCCTCAAGGGCGGCGGCCGGGGCCGGCGCCGGGGTCGCGGCCGGCTTCGCGGCCGGGGCCGACGTGGCGGGCTTCGCGGCGGCCGGCTGCGGCGCGGCGGCGGGCGCGACCGGCGCGGGCGCCGCCGGCGGGGCGGCCGGCGCCGCGGGGGCGGCCGGGGCCTGGCCGGAGGGAGCCGGCGGGGCGGCGGCACCGTCGGCCGACGGGGCCGACCCCGGCACGCCCGCGGTGACCCGCTTGGCGGCGCCGGAGGCGCCTCCCTGGCCGGCCGGGGCGGCCGGCGCGGTGGAGCCGTCCGGCTTGTAGTCGGCGAAGAAGTCCCACCAGGCGCGGTCTACCGAATTCGGATCCTGCAGATACTGCTGGTAGATCTCGTCGACGAGCCACTCGTTGGGGCCGAAGCCCTGCGCCGGGGGCTGGCCCTGCGCGTCGTGGTCGGTGGAGACGTTGGAGCTATTGGGGGACTGTGGCGACACGGCGGTAACCGCCCTCTTCCGCTTCACAAGATGGTGGACAGCGGGAATAAAGGCTACGCCTACCTGGGCCTCTTCCGCAGTTCTGGGGGCCACTCGTCGCGTACATCACACCAGAATCCTGGTTTCGGGGCTCCGAGTGGCGGGAAAGGGGTCCCTCTTGGGCGTTCGCCCGGCCAGTGGTCTATGCCAGTGGTGGGTACGATTCCGGCCCTTCGGCCCGGGTCGTCCCGGGTCGGCGGGGCCGGCCGGTCGGCGCGGGCACGGCGGGGGCGCTCCGGGGCGCGTCAACGCTGCCCGGACGGCTTTCCCGGAAGGGTGACGTGGATGCGGCAGCCGCGCGGGGATTCGGCCACCTCGATCCGCCCGCCGTGGAGGTCCACCGCCCAGCGGGCGATGGCCAGCCCCAGCCCCGTACCCCCGTCCCGGCCCGGCCGCGAGCCGCGGTGGAAGCGCTCGAAGACCCGGTCCCGGTCGGCCTCGGGGATGCCGGGCCCCTCGTCGCGCACCTCCAGGTCGAGGCTGCCGGGCGTCGGCCCGCTCCGCGCCCGTACGGTGACCCGGCCGCCCGGCGGGCTGTGCTTGACCGCGTTGTCCACCAGGTTCGCCACCACCTGGTGCAGCCGCTCCCCGTCGGCGTAGGCGACCAGCTCGGGCGGGAAGACGTCCAGATGCATCGGCACGTCGGCACGGGGCCGGAAGCGGGTCCCCGAGGCGTGCGTGCCGCCCATGCCCAGCCCGGCCGTCTTCAGCACCGCCGACAGGTACGGCCACACCTCGAACCGCTTGGCGTCCAGCAGTACCGCCCCGCTGTCCAGCCGGGACAGGTCGAGCAGCTGGCTGACCAGCTTGCCCAGCCGCTCGGTCTGCCGCAGCGCCAGCCGCATCGTCTCCGGGTCGGGCTCGGAGACGCCGTCCACCACGTTCTCCAGCACCGCCCGCAGCGCCGCGATGGGGGTGCGCAGCTCGTGCGAGACGTTCGCCACCAGCTCCTTGCGGTGGTGGTCCACCGCCTCCAGGTCCGCCGCCATCCGGTTGAAGGTCTCGGCCAGCTCGCCGACCTCGTCCCTGCGCACCCCGGCCACCCGGCGGCTGTAGTCGCCGCGTGCCATCGCCCGCGCCACCGCCGTCATCTCGCGCAGCGGCGCGGTCAGGTTGGTGGCGACGATCTGCGTGATCAGCAGCGAGGCGATGATCGAGAAGATGGTGATGACACGTATGCCGGTCTTCGAGTGGAACGCGATCAGCACCAGCAGTGTGGTGATCATCACGGAGGCGATGACCAGCGCCTGGAGCGCCGCCTTGATCGAGCGGGCCGGGTCCACCGGCCGCAGCGCGTTCCACGCCCAGTGCCGCAGCCGCCCCAGCCGCCCCGGGCCGTCCGGGGCACCGCCCTCCCGGTTCGCCCCGCCCGACGCGTCCGCGCCCCCGCGTCCCGCGGCGCGCCCGGCGCCCCGCCCCCGAGCCCCGTTCCAGCCGGCCGGGCTCCCGCCGCCCCGGTCTCACGGCGCCGGCGTCTCCAGCGCGTACCCGACGCCGTGCACGGTGCGAATCCGCTCGGCGCCGATCTTCCGGCGCAGCGCCTTGACGTGGCTGTCGACGGTGCGGGTGCCGGAGGCGTCGGTCCAGTCCCACACCTCGGCCAGCAGCTGCTCACGGGAGAGCACCGCCCGGGGCTGCTGCGCCAGGCAGACCAGCAGCTCGAACTCGGTGGGCGTCAGGTGCACGTCGCCGCCGGCCACCCTGACCCGGCGCTGGGCGTGGTCGATCTCCAGGTCGCCCAGGTGGATGCTGGCGCCCCGGGTGCCGACCGCCGCAGACGCCGCCCGCTCCACCCGGCGCAGCAGCACGTGCACCCGGGCGGCCAGTTCGCGCATGGAGAACGGCTTGGTCATGTAGTCGTCGGCGCCCACGCCCAGGCCCACGAGCATGTCCGTCTCCTCGTCCCGCGCGGTGAGCATCAGCACCGGCACCGGCCGCTCCGCCTGCACCCGGCGGCAGACCTCCAGGCCGTCGAAGCCGGGCAGCATCACGTCGAGCACCAGCAGGTCGGGGTGCCAGCCGCGGGCGGTCTCCACCGCGGTCGGCCCGTCGCCCGCGGTGCGGACCAGGAACCCCTCCGCCTGGAGCCGGACCGTGATCGCCTGCCCTATCGTCTGGTCGTCCTCGACCACCAGCACCCGGCGCTGCGCGCCCGTCGTCTGTGCGCTGTCCACTTCCGCCCCACAAGCTCGTCCGTCACCGGCAGCGTACGGGGCGGTCGGTACCGCTGACTACGACGCCCGCGGCTCTCCCGGCCCGCTCGCCCGCACGTCCTCACGGCCTGACCGCGAGGTGCACCGCGTCGGGCACACCCCGCCTGACGGGCACCTCCAGGGTGCGCACTCCGGTGAACCCCGCCCTGCCCAGCGCCGCCTCGAAGGCCGCCGAGGGGCGGGCGGACCACACGGCGAGCACGCCGCCGGAGGTCAGCCGCTCCCGGCAGTCGGCGAGGCCGCTGGGACTGTAGAGACTGCCGTTGTTCTCGGTGACTGTCCAGTCCGGGCCGTTGTCGATGTCCAGGCAGATCGCGTCGTAGCGCTCCGCGGTGCCGTGCAGGTGGGCGGTCAGGTCCCCGGCGACCAGCCGCACCCGCGGGTCGTCCAGGGCGCCGCCGCTGAACGGCGCGAAGTGGCCGGCCCGGTGCCAGTCGACGACGGCCGGCTCCCGCTCCACCACCGCGATGCGCCCCCAGCGCGCCTCGGCCACCGCCCTGGCCAGCGAGAACCCGACTCCCAGGCCGCCGATGAGCACGCTCGCGCCCTGCCGGCCGGGCGGCAGGGCGGCCAGCGCGGCGTCCACCAGGAGCCGCTCCGAGCGGCCGTCGGAGGTGTCCATCAGGAAGGTGCCGTTGGCGATGATCTCCAGCCGGTCCCCGTGCCGGCGCAGTACCGCCTCCCCGTACGGCCCGTCGCGCCGGTCCAGCACCACGGGCCTGTCGCCGGGGCCGCCAGGGTCGGCGCAGGCGGCGGGGCCCGCGGGGGTGGGGTCGGCGGGGTGTGGTCGGCGGAGCGGGTCGAGTGCGGTCCGGGCCGCTGTGCAAGGGGCATGACCCAATTTTCACCCAACTCGGAAGAAAAAAAGGGCACTTGGCTGTCCATGTGCCATCTGTGGTTCACCGTTCGTACCGCATCTCTTCCGGTTATGGCTGTCCCGTTCATCCTCCGGGGCCCTTCGGCCGGGGCGTAGCTTCCGGCCCATGCCTTCTCTTCTCAAGAACAGGGTGGCCCGGCGGCTGCTGCGTCCGGCCGCGAACTTGGTGGACCGGCGGGTCCAGCGGCCGGTGTCGAGTCTGCGGAGCGAACTCGACAGCGTGCGCCGCGAGGTGGCCGAGCTGCGTGCCCAGGAGCACGCGATCGGCCTGCTCTTCGACCACGCCGGGCGCAGCGGCCCCCGCCTGCCCACGCGGGAGCAGATAGACCGCCTGGTCACCGAGGTGGCCGAGGTCAGCGGTGCGGAGCGGGCGGCCGCCCGGCGCAACGTGACCGTCGCCTTCCGCAACGTCATCGCCCTGGAGGCGCTGGCGGTGGGCCGGTTGGCCGGCTCCACCCAGAACGTGTGCGGCAAGCTCGCCGCCGTCCCGCTGCTCGCCCCGCCGAACGCGCAGGTGCTGGAGATCGGCACCCTCTACGGCCTCTTCTCCGCCACGCTGCTGCGGATGCTGCACCGCGCGGGCATCGAGCCGGAGCTGACCGTCGTCGACCCGCTGGTGGGGTCGCAGCTCCAGCCCGGCGGCCTGGAGGGACTGGACCCGACCGGCACCCCGGTCCGGGTCGACGTGGTCCGGGCCAACCTGGCGCTGGGCGGGGCCGCCGGCGAGCGGGCCCGCATCGAGGTCGGCTTCTCCGGCGACCCCCAGGTGCGCGCCGCCGTCTCCGACCGGGAGTACGGCGTCATCATCATCGACGGCGACCACAGCGCTCGGGGGGTCGCGGAGGACCTGGAGTGGGCCGAGAAGATCGCGGCGCCCGGTGCGATCGTCGTCCTCGACGACTACGGCGACAACAAGTGGGCCGGCGTCCAGGAGGGTGCCGACGCGCACCTGGCGGGCGACAGCCGCTTCGAGATGCTCGGCCGCGCGGCGACCTCCGCGTTCCTGCGCGCCGTCCGCTGAGCCGGTCCGCTGAGCCGGTCCGCTGGTCGGTCCGCCGAGCCGGTCCGCTGAGCCGGTCGCCGTGGCTCCTGCCTGCCTCCTGCCGGCCCCTCGCTGTTCCCCGCCCCGCCCCGCCCCGCCCCGCCCCGCGGCGCGGGGCGGGCGGGGCGGGGAACGGCCTGCGCGGCCCTGCCGGGGGATGGCCGGGCCGCGATCGGTTGTTCTACCGCCCGGGCCTCCCAGAGTGCCGCGAACCACGCCTCGGGGCCCTTCGCTGACGGCGAACGCCGACCCGCCGGAACCCGGGAACACCAGCGGAGTCCTGAGCATTGAGTGGGTTGTACTCAACTTGCTTGCACAGGGAGCGATCATGGCATTTGAGCCGCAGAGTTCCAACCTCACCCTCCCGGTACTGCCTCTCGACGGGGAGGTCGTGCTCCCCGGCATGGTCGTCCCGCTGGACCTGACCGACGGCGAGGTGCGGGCCGCGGTGGAGGCCGCCCAGGCCGCGCACTCCGGCCCGAACCCCGCGCAGGCGGCCGCCAAGCCGCAGGTGCTGCTGGTGCCCCGGGTCGACGGCAGGTACGCCGCCCTGGGCACCCTCGGCAGCGTGGAGCAGGTCGGCCGGCTCTCCGACGGCGACCCCGGCGCGGTGATCCGCGGCCGGTCCCGGGTGCGGATCGGAGCCGGCACCACCGGCCCCGGGGCCGCCCTGTGGGTGGAGGGCGCCCTCGTGCCGGAGCCCGAACCCGCCGAGGCGCCCGGCGCCGTCGCGGAGCTGACGCGGGAGTACAAGGCCCTGGCCACCAGCTGGCTGCGCAAGCGCGGCGCCTGGCAGGTCGTCGACCGGGTCCAGCAGATCGAGGACGCCGGCCAGCTCGCCGACAACTCCGGCTACTCCCCGTTCCTCTCCGTCGAGCAGCGCGTGGAGCTGCTGGAGACGGCCGACCCCGTCGCCCGGCTGCGGCTGGCGGTGCGGTGGCTGCGGGAGCACCTGGCCGAGCAGGACGTGGCGGAGACCATCCGCAAGGACGTCCAGGAGGGCATGGACAAGCAGCAGCGCGAGTTCCTGCTCCAGCAGCAGCTGAACGCCGTCCGCAAGGAGCTGTCCGAGCTGCGCGGCGAGCCCGAGACCGAGGGCGGCGACTACCGCGCCCGGGTCGAGGCCGCCGACCTGCCGGAGAAGGTCCGCGAGGCCGCGCTGAAGGAGGTCGAGAAGCTGGAGCGGTCCAGCGACGCCTCCCCTGAGGGCTCGTGGATCAGGACCTGGCTGGACACCGTCCTGGAGCTGCCGTGGAACACCACCACCCAGGACACCTACGACGTCGCCGGCGCCCGTGCCGTGCTCGACGCGGACCACGCCGGCCTCGACGACGTCAAGGAGCGCATCACCGAGTACCTGGCCGTCCGCAAGCGCCGGGCCGACCGCGGCCTGGCCGCCGTCGGCGGCGGCAACGGCGGCGGGCGGCGGCCCGGCGGCGCGGTGCTGGCCCTGGTCGGGCCGCCCGGGGTCGGAAAGACCTCGCTCGGGGAGTCGGTGGCGCGGGCCATGGGCCGGAAGTTCGTCCGGGTCGCCCTCGGCGGCGTCCGCGACGAGGCCGAGATCCGCGGCCACCGCAGGACGTACGTGGGCGCGCTGCCCGGCCGCGTCGTGCGGGCGATCAAGGAAGCCGGCTCGATGAACCCGGTGGTGCTGCTGGACGAGGTCGACAAGGTCGGCTCCGACTTCCGGGGCGACCCGGCGGCGGCGCTGCTGGAGGTGCTGGACCCGGCGCAGAACCACACCTTCCGGGACCACTACCTGGAGGTGGAGCTGGACCTGTCCGACGTCGTCTTCCTGGCCACCGCGAACGTCCTGGAGGCCATCCCGGAGCCGCTGCTGGACCGGATGGAGCTGGTCCGGCTGGACGGCTACACCGAGGACGAGAAGGTCGTCATCGCCCGCGACCACCTGGTGCCGCGCCAGCTGGACCGGGCCGGGCTGACCCCCGAGGAGGTGGCCTTCGACGAGGCGGCGCTGCGCCGGCTGGCCGGGGAGTACACCCGCGAGGCGGGGGTGCGCACCCTGGAGCGGACGGTGGCGCGGCTGCTGCGCAAGATCACCGCGCAGCACGAGCTCGGCGGGCTCGAACTGCCCGTCACCATCGGCCCGGACTCGCTGCGCGGCCTGATCGGCCGGCCGCACCACGTGCCGGAGGCGGCCCAGGACCCGGAGGAGCGGCGTACGGCGGTGCCGGGCGTGGCCACCGGCCTGGCGGTCACCGGCGCGGGGGGCGACGTGCTCTACATCGAGGCGTCGCTGGCCGACCCGGAGACCGGCGGGGCGGGTGTGCAGCTCACCGGCCAGCTGGGCGACGTGATGAAGGAGTCCGCGCAGATCGCGCTCTCCTTCCTGCGCTCGCGCGGCGCCGAACTGGAGCTGCCCGTCGGAGACCTGAAGGACCGCGGTGTGCACCTGCACGTGCCGGCCGGCGCCGTGCCCAAGGACGGGCCGAGCGCGGGTGTCACGATGACCACGGCGCTGGCCTCGCTGCTCTCCGGCCGCAAGGTCCGCCCGGACGTCGCGATGACCGGCGAGGTCTCGCTCACCGGCCGGGTGCTGCCGATCGGCGGGGTCAAGCAGAAGCTGCTGGCCGCGCACCGCGCCGGGGTGACGACCGTCGTCATCCCCAAGCGCAACGAGGCGGACCTCGACGACGTCCCGGCCGAGGTGCTGGCCGCCCTGGAGGTCCACCCGGTCAGCGACGTCCGCCAGGTCCTGGCACTGGCCCTGGAGCCCGCCGCCGCGGCTGCGGAGCAGGTCCCGCTGGCCGCCTGACCGGAACCGTCGGCCCGCGCGCCGTGCCGCCCCCGGACGACGGAGGGCGGCACGGCGCGCGCCGCGCGCGGGTGCGCGGGGGACGGGGGCGCCGGGTCAGCCCAGGGCGAGGGCCGAGAGGCGGGAGGTGTCGCCGTTGAAGTAGTCCTGGTCGCCGGGGAAGGTGCCGGAGTCGGCGTGCTGCCAGAAGGTGTAGTAGGTGTAGCCCGCGGGCAGGGTGCCGGCGCTGGTGGAGTACTTCGCGATCCAGAACGGGCTGGTGGTGGCGAAGGCGCTGCTGTTGCCGGTGCAGGTCGTCCACCAGTCGAG
Encoded proteins:
- the lon gene encoding endopeptidase La, whose product is MAFEPQSSNLTLPVLPLDGEVVLPGMVVPLDLTDGEVRAAVEAAQAAHSGPNPAQAAAKPQVLLVPRVDGRYAALGTLGSVEQVGRLSDGDPGAVIRGRSRVRIGAGTTGPGAALWVEGALVPEPEPAEAPGAVAELTREYKALATSWLRKRGAWQVVDRVQQIEDAGQLADNSGYSPFLSVEQRVELLETADPVARLRLAVRWLREHLAEQDVAETIRKDVQEGMDKQQREFLLQQQLNAVRKELSELRGEPETEGGDYRARVEAADLPEKVREAALKEVEKLERSSDASPEGSWIRTWLDTVLELPWNTTTQDTYDVAGARAVLDADHAGLDDVKERITEYLAVRKRRADRGLAAVGGGNGGGRRPGGAVLALVGPPGVGKTSLGESVARAMGRKFVRVALGGVRDEAEIRGHRRTYVGALPGRVVRAIKEAGSMNPVVLLDEVDKVGSDFRGDPAAALLEVLDPAQNHTFRDHYLEVELDLSDVVFLATANVLEAIPEPLLDRMELVRLDGYTEDEKVVIARDHLVPRQLDRAGLTPEEVAFDEAALRRLAGEYTREAGVRTLERTVARLLRKITAQHELGGLELPVTIGPDSLRGLIGRPHHVPEAAQDPEERRTAVPGVATGLAVTGAGGDVLYIEASLADPETGGAGVQLTGQLGDVMKESAQIALSFLRSRGAELELPVGDLKDRGVHLHVPAGAVPKDGPSAGVTMTTALASLLSGRKVRPDVAMTGEVSLTGRVLPIGGVKQKLLAAHRAGVTTVVIPKRNEADLDDVPAEVLAALEVHPVSDVRQVLALALEPAAAAAEQVPLAA
- a CDS encoding spermine/spermidine synthase domain-containing protein, whose translation is MLDRRDGPYGEAVLRRHGDRLEIIANGTFLMDTSDGRSERLLVDAALAALPPGRQGASVLIGGLGVGFSLARAVAEARWGRIAVVEREPAVVDWHRAGHFAPFSGGALDDPRVRLVAGDLTAHLHGTAERYDAICLDIDNGPDWTVTENNGSLYSPSGLADCRERLTSGGVLAVWSARPSAAFEAALGRAGFTGVRTLEVPVRRGVPDAVHLAVRP
- a CDS encoding class I SAM-dependent methyltransferase, whose translation is MPSLLKNRVARRLLRPAANLVDRRVQRPVSSLRSELDSVRREVAELRAQEHAIGLLFDHAGRSGPRLPTREQIDRLVTEVAEVSGAERAAARRNVTVAFRNVIALEALAVGRLAGSTQNVCGKLAAVPLLAPPNAQVLEIGTLYGLFSATLLRMLHRAGIEPELTVVDPLVGSQLQPGGLEGLDPTGTPVRVDVVRANLALGGAAGERARIEVGFSGDPQVRAAVSDREYGVIIIDGDHSARGVAEDLEWAEKIAAPGAIVVLDDYGDNKWAGVQEGADAHLAGDSRFEMLGRAATSAFLRAVR
- a CDS encoding multifunctional oxoglutarate decarboxylase/oxoglutarate dehydrogenase thiamine pyrophosphate-binding subunit/dihydrolipoyllysine-residue succinyltransferase subunit, with protein sequence MSPQSPNSSNVSTDHDAQGQPPAQGFGPNEWLVDEIYQQYLQDPNSVDRAWWDFFADYKPDGSTAPAAPAGQGGASGAAKRVTAGVPGSAPSADGAAAPPAPSGQAPAAPAAPAAPPAAPAPVAPAAAPQPAAAKPATSAPAAKPAATPAPAPAAALEEPVTEYVTLRGPSAAVAKNMSASLELPTATSVRAIPVKLLFDNRIVINNHLKRARGGKVSFTHLIGYAMVQALKTMPSMNWHFAEKDGKPTLVKPDHVNLGLAIDLVKPNGDRQLVVAAIKKAETLNFFEFWQAYEDIVRRARSGKLTMDDFTGVTSSLTNPGGLGTVHSVPRLMPGQSMILGVGSMDYPAEFQGTSQDTLNKLGISKVMTLTSTYDHRVIQGAASGEFLRIMSQLLLGENDFFDDIFAALRIPYEPVRWRTDIDTGHDDDVTKAARVFELIHSYRVRGHVMADTDPLEYRQRKHPDLDVLEHGLTLWDLEREFAVGGFAGKTLMKLRDILGVLRDSYCRTVGVEFMHIQDPKQRKWIQDRIERPHAKPERDEQLRILRRLNAAEAFETFLQTKYVGQKRFSLEGGESVIPLLDAVLDAAAESRLDEAIIGMAHRGRLNVLANIVGKSYAQIFREFEGNLDPKSMHGSGDVKYHLGAEGNFTGLDGEQIRVSLAANPSHLETVDPVIEGIARARQDIINKGGTDFTVLPVALHGDAAFAGQGVVAETLNMSQLRGYRTGGTVHVVINNQVGFTAPPESARSSMYSTDVARMIEAPIFHVNGDDPEAVVRVARLAFEFRQAFNKDVVIDLICYRRRGHNESDNPAFTQPLMYDLIDKKRSVRKLYTESLIGRGDITLEEAEQALQDYQGQLEKVFTEVREAAAAPAELAPQDDAQAEFPVPVPTAVTAEVVKRIAASQVNLPETFNVHPRLLPQLQRRMAMVEDGTIDWGMGETLAIGSLLLDGTPVRLAGQDSRRGTFGQRHAVLIDRVTGEDYTPLLYLSEDQAHYNVYDSLLSEYAAMGFEYGYSLARPDALVMWEAQFGDFANGASSIIDEYISAAEQKWGQTSGVVLLLPHGYEGQGPDHSSARIERYLQLCAQNNMTVAFPTTPANYFHLLRWQVHNPHHKPLIVFTPKSMLRLKAAASKAEDFTTGQFQPVIGDTTVRPDAVRKVVFCTGKVYYDLIAERERRGAEDVAIIRIERLYPLPGAEIQQALAPFTKAQKFVWAQEEPANQGAWPFIALNLIDHLDLVLGAAPDNADRLRRVSRPASSSPAVGSAKRHQEQQEQLTREVFEI
- a CDS encoding HAMP domain-containing sensor histidine kinase is translated as MGRLRHWAWNALRPVDPARSIKAALQALVIASVMITTLLVLIAFHSKTGIRVITIFSIIASLLITQIVATNLTAPLREMTAVARAMARGDYSRRVAGVRRDEVGELAETFNRMAADLEAVDHHRKELVANVSHELRTPIAALRAVLENVVDGVSEPDPETMRLALRQTERLGKLVSQLLDLSRLDSGAVLLDAKRFEVWPYLSAVLKTAGLGMGGTHASGTRFRPRADVPMHLDVFPPELVAYADGERLHQVVANLVDNAVKHSPPGGRVTVRARSGPTPGSLDLEVRDEGPGIPEADRDRVFERFHRGSRPGRDGGTGLGLAIARWAVDLHGGRIEVAESPRGCRIHVTLPGKPSGQR
- a CDS encoding response regulator transcription factor, with the protein product MDSAQTTGAQRRVLVVEDDQTIGQAITVRLQAEGFLVRTAGDGPTAVETARGWHPDLLVLDVMLPGFDGLEVCRRVQAERPVPVLMLTARDEETDMLVGLGVGADDYMTKPFSMRELAARVHVLLRRVERAASAAVGTRGASIHLGDLEIDHAQRRVRVAGGDVHLTPTEFELLVCLAQQPRAVLSREQLLAEVWDWTDASGTRTVDSHVKALRRKIGAERIRTVHGVGYALETPAP